Proteins encoded in a region of the Sander lucioperca isolate FBNREF2018 chromosome 4, SLUC_FBN_1.2, whole genome shotgun sequence genome:
- the scpp7 gene encoding secretory calcium-binding phosphoprotein 7, giving the protein MKFILLAACILGVAVCAPTEIFMEFDIHHAPAEAAQAIPAGVPLKSLDVLLPVDAQRQPVGGPVRGFIKQEILEPNGRDTKDVFIPFGFDTAVAPPVAAADPIAPAAPVAPAAPVAPAAPVAPVAPIVPILAVSAPAARPSEDDDDDDDD; this is encoded by the exons ATGAAATTCATCCTGCTTGCTGCCTGCATCCTCGGGGTGGCTGTCTGTGCCCCA ACGGAGATATTCATGGAGTTTGACATCCATCACGCTCCGGCTGAG GCAGCCCAGGCTATTCCTGCTGGAGTCCCACTTAAAAGTCTCGATGTT ctGCTCCCGGTTGATGCCCAGAGGCAGCCTGTTGGAGGACCT GTCCGTGGCTTCATCAAGCAGGAGATCCTCGAGCCAAATGGTAGAGACACCAAGGATGTG TTCATCCCTTTTGGTTTTGATACTGCTGTAGCACCCCCTGTTGCTGCTGCCGACCCTATTGCTCCTGCTGCCCCAGTAGCTCCTGCAG CTCCTGTTGCTCCTGCAGCTCCGGTTGCTCCGGTTGCTCCTATTGTACCCATCCTTGCTGTTAGTGCCCCt GCTGCCAGACCCAgcgaagatgatgatgatgatgatgatgactaa
- the LOC116034302 gene encoding leukocyte receptor cluster member 8 homolog, with amino-acid sequence MIILILLSCFTIIVSAVPVRPNVVPPLLSRGGDTQAQRVVEATNQQPDTQTLAPLCPNVEQAQSGVQQQPGPQAGPQFLPPTQYHTWPPLGGSPMIIPQQPSVYGSQPANQPTLPHQPLIFPPYRYFPVFSSPHRNQIFPQYRFPMILESPFPQTPANQPPNSPVLPAETLSGAAPGDAAQTGQQQQQNPQIIYIFQQPKSSLLGSLSSEEFQVAAKLGQLGVYLDTVLTNPPAGAVQHEIRAAGLANIPTGIIPTVGTSLSGVLQTQGLASSGPQPNTNGLPAGLKRPVQEAATVQTSVQSKLQPTQGNLV; translated from the exons ATGATTATCTTAATACTATTATCATGTTTTACCATAATAGTGTCTGCAGTACCA GTCCGTCCGAATGTTGTTCCTCCCCTGCTTTCACGAGGAGGAGACACTCAAGCTCAAAGAGTTGTTGAAGCCACAAACCAGCAACCTGACACTCAGACACTGGCCCCACTTTGCCCTAATGTGGAGCAAGCACAGTCTGGGGTCCAGCAGCAGCCAGGGCCCCAGGCTGGCCCTCAGTTCCTGCCACCCACACAGTACCACACCTGGCCTCCACTAGGGGGCAGTCCAATGATCATCCCTCAGCAGCCGAGCGTCTACGGATCTCAGCCTGCTAACCAGCCGACACTCCCACATCAGCCTCTG attttCCCGCCTTATAGATACTTTCCTGTTTTCTCATCTCCCCATAGGAATCAAATA TTCCCCCAGTATAGATTCCCGATGATTCTTGAATCACCTTTTCCACAAACTCCAGCAAATCAACCTCCGAACAGCCCGGTGTTACCTGCAGAAACACTTTCTGGAGCTGCTCCAGGAGATGCAGCTCAGACAgggcagcagcaacaacag AATCCTCAAATTATATACATATTCCAGCAACCCAAG AGCTCTCTACTTGGCAGTCTAAGCTCGGAGGAATTTCAG GTGGCAGCTAAATTGGGTCAGCTAGGTGTTTACCTGGACACTGTGCTCACAAACCCACCTGCAGGAGCTGTTCAGCATGAGATCAGGGCCGCAGGGCTCGCAAACATCCCAACTGGCATCATCCCAACTGTTGGGACCTCTTTATCTGGAGTCCTGCAGACACAAGGGCTGGCCAGCTCTGGCCCACAGCCGAACACTAATGGCCTCCCTGCAGGTTTGAAGAGACCAGTGCAAGAggcagccactgtccaaacatctGTTCAATCCAAACTGCAACCCACTCAAGGAAACCTAGTCTGA